One window from the genome of Pedobacter schmidteae encodes:
- a CDS encoding TonB-dependent receptor: MRLTNFIYTTLFIAAGALGAKAQDQKTTEKKTDEKAVTEEIEVVRPYKPVLAEAVKLRRSPDLNDIKTYKAKFNYSLTDRKLELNSDINKLQAQQLAAEKETLLMNNYVKGAFGSAATTLAEAYINIGRDEALQAGAFFKHFGQSGSLNKQNMNQQQLSVFGRSIGDQATLSGRLNFQRNGFYFYGIDKNNPTANPDPAKQALSFIEAEGEIVNKFTEDPDALSYAAKLNGYVWSDQYKAKESSIVLNGYLNKRISSLNLGLAASVELGKTKDELTSVGNNLLKLNPYIRLQTNGVKINAGINFVQEFGAFSSSRIFPAVTADFTLIPDYLQIFGEVKGDVNRNSLKQLTDENPFLNSNIVINNSVEKLSISGGIKGTGGPGFGYKARFYHKRIEDMPLFVNNFTSFNKFDVIYDFGTMKLTGLEGEISVQVSDALKWTGKLNIEDYKPAAETQSWFKPQMRISSDLMYAITPKITLNAAVALQDESKAKIYTAAPASPYVIPDLANEKVVSVKGFVDFGAGASYKINNKFSAFLRVNNLLNNKYSKYLYYEAIGTSIFGGVAYSF, from the coding sequence ATGAGATTGACCAATTTTATATATACAACCCTATTTATTGCGGCAGGTGCACTTGGTGCCAAAGCTCAGGATCAAAAAACAACAGAAAAGAAAACTGACGAAAAAGCGGTAACTGAAGAGATTGAAGTGGTAAGGCCATATAAACCTGTTTTAGCTGAAGCCGTAAAATTGAGAAGAAGTCCGGATTTAAATGATATCAAAACCTATAAAGCAAAATTTAACTACAGTCTTACCGACAGAAAGCTGGAGTTGAACTCAGATATCAATAAATTACAGGCACAGCAATTAGCTGCAGAAAAAGAAACCTTGCTGATGAACAACTACGTTAAAGGGGCCTTTGGTTCGGCAGCCACTACACTAGCTGAAGCTTATATCAATATAGGCCGGGATGAAGCCTTGCAGGCAGGTGCCTTTTTTAAACATTTTGGTCAATCTGGAAGCCTGAATAAACAAAACATGAACCAACAGCAACTAAGTGTTTTTGGTCGCAGCATTGGTGATCAGGCAACCTTATCCGGGCGACTAAACTTTCAGAGAAATGGTTTCTATTTTTATGGAATTGATAAAAATAACCCAACAGCAAATCCTGATCCCGCAAAGCAAGCACTTAGTTTTATTGAAGCAGAAGGAGAAATTGTAAATAAATTTACAGAAGATCCAGACGCATTAAGTTATGCTGCAAAATTAAATGGATATGTTTGGAGTGATCAGTACAAAGCCAAAGAGAGTTCAATTGTACTGAATGGTTACCTCAATAAACGCATCAGCAGTTTAAACCTGGGTTTGGCGGCCTCAGTTGAATTGGGAAAAACCAAAGATGAGCTGACCAGCGTTGGCAACAACTTATTAAAATTAAACCCTTACATCAGGTTGCAAACCAATGGTGTAAAAATTAACGCGGGAATAAACTTTGTACAGGAATTTGGAGCATTTTCATCCAGCAGAATATTCCCGGCAGTAACCGCTGATTTTACTTTAATACCTGATTATTTACAGATTTTTGGAGAGGTAAAGGGTGATGTCAACCGAAATTCGTTAAAACAACTTACAGACGAAAATCCATTTTTAAACAGTAATATCGTCATCAACAATTCTGTTGAAAAACTAAGCATCAGTGGTGGCATAAAAGGAACCGGTGGCCCAGGCTTTGGCTATAAAGCCCGTTTTTACCACAAGCGGATTGAAGACATGCCTTTATTTGTCAACAACTTTACTAGTTTTAACAAATTTGACGTGATATATGATTTCGGAACTATGAAATTAACCGGACTTGAAGGTGAAATTTCTGTACAGGTTAGTGATGCTCTGAAATGGACCGGCAAACTGAACATTGAAGATTATAAACCGGCAGCGGAAACACAAAGCTGGTTTAAGCCACAAATGCGTATCAGTTCTGACCTGATGTATGCCATTACGCCAAAGATTACGTTAAATGCTGCTGTTGCCCTTCAGGATGAGAGCAAAGCAAAGATTTATACTGCTGCTCCGGCAAGTCCTTATGTAATTCCCGACTTAGCCAATGAAAAAGTAGTTTCCGTTAAAGGCTTTGTTGACTTTGGGGCAGGTGCCAGCTATAAAATTAACAACAAGTTTTCGGCCTTTTTAAGGGTAAATAACTTATTGAATAACAAGTACAGTAAGTATCTGTATTACGAAGCAATTGGTACAAGTATATTTGGTGGTGTAGCTTACTCCTTCTAA
- a CDS encoding tetratricopeptide repeat protein: MSKKYLFIPLLLAGGFTAGYAQTSVLVNLNKNYQTGLELLDKEKYVAAAQQFRLVEQLRQKPGTQPESNAELSMLKENAKFYAAVCALELGNSDAESLFQNFIKDYPLNPNTKLAYFHVGKSYFEQKNYQKALEWFEKTDPSTLSGKQRLEYQFKQGYAYFELKDTEKAEPLFEAVKKEKSPFQESATYYFAYINYLNKEYKTALSNFEKLKGSPTYEASYPYYITSMYYLDERYDDVINYAIPILKTPKQQYEAEMLSLIAASYFAKSDYVNAEKYFSDFYAKDKSNNKNNLFTYQYGYSLFELKKYTASVSVLEKLDSDDIYLQSGMYTLGRSFLQLKNKEKARSAFFRASRLDFDKVIQEEAWINYARLSYELEFNQQALEATQNFLKQFPTSRKVNEAKTLLGEILLTSRNYQAAIDILEPIQNKSEEAKEAYQKVTYFRGLEFYNERAFPNALSMFLRSEKFPQDEEILALNTYWKAEACYELRKFGEAVKHFETFLDMPGASKTGVYNFANYALAYSAFEDERYGKAANYFERFLKGNDKDLKTINDATIRLADSYFVNKSYGNALLNYNKIIGNRATGEDYALFQRGMIQGLENQNDAKIATMQSLLKQFPTSNYADDAGFEMAYTYFNKGDLDKSKSDLIGLVSQYPNSSYVPRALVTIGLVQYNQDQDDAALESFKKVIRDYASTEEAKQALESIKNIYVDKGDSQGFITYAGTTPLGNYSSAEQDNILFQGANNLYLKGDAKGAFEAVNAYFDKFPKAIHDKEAKFIRAESLVKLGRPNDAVPDYEYILNDWTSDYTERSLVSISKLFLDQKKYNEAILYLKRLETTADYKAHYTYALNNLLKAYSELNMSDDVLKYVQLVKESDKASEEEKNSVDLYAGKAYLIKADTTLAIKSFNAVTAKTKTIAAAEAKYNLAAVQYAKREYKTSTKTCFDLINNMPSYDYWVAKAFILLADNYVALKDNLQAKSTLLSIIDNYEGKDDIVPTAKAKLEKIK; encoded by the coding sequence ATGTCAAAAAAATACCTATTTATTCCGCTACTGTTAGCAGGCGGCTTTACGGCCGGTTATGCGCAAACAAGTGTACTAGTTAACCTCAACAAAAATTACCAGACAGGCTTAGAACTGCTGGATAAGGAGAAATATGTAGCCGCTGCACAGCAGTTTAGACTGGTTGAACAGTTAAGGCAAAAACCGGGTACTCAACCCGAAAGTAATGCTGAACTGTCGATGCTGAAAGAAAATGCTAAGTTTTATGCCGCTGTATGTGCATTGGAATTGGGTAACAGCGATGCTGAAAGTTTATTCCAGAATTTTATAAAAGATTACCCTTTAAATCCCAATACCAAACTGGCTTACTTCCACGTAGGTAAATCTTACTTTGAACAAAAAAACTATCAGAAAGCATTGGAATGGTTTGAAAAGACCGATCCTTCTACTCTATCCGGCAAACAACGACTGGAATATCAGTTTAAACAAGGCTACGCTTATTTTGAACTGAAAGACACGGAGAAAGCTGAGCCTTTGTTTGAAGCAGTAAAGAAAGAAAAATCCCCATTTCAGGAAAGTGCCACCTACTACTTTGCCTATATCAATTACCTGAATAAGGAATATAAAACTGCACTGAGCAATTTTGAAAAACTGAAAGGATCACCTACATACGAAGCTAGTTATCCGTATTATATTACGTCAATGTATTACCTCGATGAACGGTACGATGATGTGATTAACTATGCCATTCCTATTTTAAAGACCCCTAAACAACAATATGAAGCAGAGATGCTGAGCCTGATTGCAGCCTCGTATTTCGCAAAGTCTGACTATGTGAACGCCGAAAAGTATTTCAGTGATTTCTATGCCAAAGACAAATCGAACAATAAAAACAATCTTTTCACTTACCAATATGGCTATTCATTGTTTGAGTTAAAAAAGTATACAGCATCAGTTTCTGTACTGGAAAAACTAGATAGTGATGATATTTACCTGCAAAGCGGGATGTATACCTTAGGCCGCTCTTTTTTACAGCTCAAGAATAAAGAAAAAGCAAGAAGTGCTTTCTTCAGGGCATCCCGACTTGATTTTGACAAGGTAATACAAGAGGAAGCATGGATTAATTATGCCCGTTTAAGTTATGAACTGGAATTCAACCAGCAGGCCCTGGAAGCTACTCAGAACTTCTTAAAACAATTTCCAACTTCACGTAAAGTAAATGAGGCCAAAACCCTATTGGGAGAGATTCTATTGACCAGCAGAAACTATCAGGCCGCTATTGATATTTTAGAACCTATTCAGAACAAATCGGAAGAAGCAAAAGAAGCTTATCAAAAAGTAACTTATTTCAGAGGCCTGGAATTTTATAATGAAAGAGCGTTCCCAAATGCACTTTCGATGTTTCTACGTTCCGAAAAATTCCCTCAGGATGAAGAAATTCTGGCCTTAAATACCTACTGGAAAGCTGAAGCTTGTTACGAACTGAGAAAATTTGGTGAAGCAGTAAAGCATTTTGAGACCTTTCTGGATATGCCCGGAGCAAGTAAAACAGGCGTTTATAACTTTGCCAATTACGCGCTTGCCTATTCTGCATTTGAGGATGAACGCTATGGAAAAGCAGCCAATTATTTCGAACGTTTTTTAAAAGGCAATGATAAAGATTTAAAAACAATTAACGACGCGACCATCAGGCTGGCAGATTCTTATTTTGTAAATAAAAGCTACGGAAATGCGCTATTAAATTATAACAAAATTATAGGTAATAGAGCTACAGGTGAAGATTACGCCTTGTTTCAACGTGGCATGATACAAGGACTTGAAAATCAAAATGATGCCAAAATTGCTACCATGCAAAGTCTGCTTAAACAATTCCCAACCTCAAATTATGCAGACGACGCAGGTTTTGAAATGGCTTATACTTATTTTAATAAAGGAGATCTGGATAAGTCAAAGTCTGATTTGATTGGTCTGGTAAGCCAGTATCCAAACAGCAGCTATGTGCCGCGGGCATTGGTAACCATAGGTTTGGTACAATACAATCAGGATCAGGACGATGCCGCATTGGAATCATTTAAAAAAGTAATCAGGGATTACGCAAGTACCGAAGAAGCAAAGCAGGCACTAGAGTCCATTAAAAACATTTATGTGGACAAAGGAGATTCTCAAGGGTTTATTACCTATGCAGGTACCACTCCTCTTGGCAACTATTCATCGGCAGAACAGGATAATATTTTGTTTCAGGGTGCAAATAACCTTTACCTTAAAGGAGATGCAAAAGGAGCTTTTGAAGCGGTAAATGCTTACTTCGATAAATTTCCTAAGGCTATCCATGATAAGGAAGCGAAATTTATCAGAGCAGAATCGCTGGTAAAACTCGGCCGCCCTAATGATGCTGTTCCTGATTACGAATATATTTTGAACGACTGGACAAGTGACTATACCGAACGCTCACTGGTTAGCATCTCCAAACTGTTCCTGGATCAGAAAAAATATAACGAAGCTATTTTATATCTGAAACGTTTGGAAACTACAGCAGATTACAAAGCACACTATACTTATGCATTAAACAACCTTTTAAAAGCCTACAGCGAATTGAACATGTCAGATGACGTGTTAAAATATGTGCAACTGGTTAAAGAATCGGACAAGGCATCTGAAGAAGAAAAAAATAGTGTAGATCTGTATGCAGGTAAAGCCTATTTGATTAAAGCCGATACCACCCTGGCCATAAAATCGTTTAATGCGGTAACAGCTAAAACAAAAACAATAGCTGCCGCTGAAGCCAAGTACAACCTGGCAGCGGTGCAGTATGCAAAAAGAGAATATAAAACATCAACCAAAACTTGTTTCGACTTGATCAACAACATGCCTTCCTACGATTATTGGGTGGCCAAAGCATTTATATTGCTTGCAGATAACTATGTTGCCTTGAAAGACAATTTACAGGCTAAAAGTACACTATTGAGTATTATAGACAACTATGAAGGCAAGGACGACATTGTACCTACTGCCAAAGCCAAATTAGAAAAAATTAAATAA
- a CDS encoding energy transducer TonB, with product MTYPKEENNYPKALAISTGIMAILLALSFFIAIGTFKPEVEAGMGGMVVNYGTSVEGMGTDYTSIEEPSADPNANNQPPDKVVPTEAKPEKSTAQTSDKEIVTQSTEDAVSVKTKSTKSTSTPVATATETKPAKPAINQNALYKGKTNKGTGGGDGTGATPGNQGSINGDPLANNYGEGGSGFGETPIALRKFTNLVTPQDDGQKTGKIAVRIKINKSGVVIDATPGVKGTTLNDRELWQKCKDAVMGARLTQSESAPDVQIGVVVFNFKVK from the coding sequence ATGACCTATCCTAAAGAAGAAAATAATTATCCTAAGGCACTGGCCATATCAACAGGCATAATGGCCATTTTGCTGGCCTTGAGTTTTTTTATCGCCATAGGGACATTTAAACCCGAAGTAGAGGCCGGAATGGGCGGTATGGTAGTAAACTATGGGACTTCGGTAGAAGGAATGGGAACAGATTATACCAGTATAGAGGAGCCTTCGGCCGACCCTAATGCCAACAATCAGCCTCCTGATAAGGTAGTACCTACGGAGGCCAAACCCGAGAAGTCAACTGCACAAACCAGCGATAAAGAAATTGTAACCCAGAGTACAGAAGATGCGGTAAGTGTAAAAACAAAATCGACAAAAAGTACCTCTACTCCGGTAGCTACTGCCACGGAAACAAAACCCGCAAAGCCAGCTATTAATCAGAATGCGCTTTATAAAGGAAAAACCAATAAAGGTACCGGTGGAGGAGATGGAACAGGTGCAACACCTGGTAATCAGGGTAGCATTAACGGAGATCCTTTGGCCAACAATTATGGCGAAGGTGGTTCAGGCTTTGGTGAAACACCGATAGCATTAAGAAAATTTACCAATCTGGTTACGCCTCAGGATGACGGCCAGAAAACGGGAAAAATTGCCGTAAGGATAAAAATTAATAAGAGTGGAGTGGTCATAGATGCAACTCCGGGGGTAAAAGGCACTACCTTAAATGACCGCGAATTGTGGCAAAAATGTAAAGATGCCGTTATGGGTGCCCGATTAACACAATCAGAATCGGCTCCTGATGTTCAGATTGGAGTAGTTGTTTTCAATTTTAAAGTGAAATAA
- a CDS encoding biopolymer transporter ExbD, translated as MNLRKRNKGTVEVHTSALNDIMFFLLLFFLLASAVVNPQVVKLLLPRSESGQQSSAQKTVTVSIDEKLNYFVDKQKVSLDQMQSTIETYQQSSPDLTIVLYVARGVSIENTMQVFDVANKLKLKVVLAVEPKK; from the coding sequence ATGAATCTACGCAAAAGAAACAAAGGAACTGTAGAGGTTCATACCTCTGCCCTGAACGATATCATGTTCTTTTTGCTCCTGTTTTTTCTATTGGCTTCTGCCGTAGTTAATCCACAGGTTGTAAAGCTATTGTTACCCAGATCCGAGTCCGGACAGCAATCTTCAGCTCAAAAAACCGTTACTGTATCTATAGACGAGAAACTAAATTATTTTGTAGATAAGCAAAAGGTTAGCCTGGATCAGATGCAGAGCACCATAGAAACTTATCAGCAATCCTCACCGGACCTGACCATTGTACTCTATGTTGCAAGAGGGGTTTCCATTGAAAATACCATGCAGGTATTTGATGTGGCAAACAAATTGAAGCTTAAAGTTGTACTTGCTGTAGAACCTAAGAAATAA
- a CDS encoding MotA/TolQ/ExbB proton channel family protein yields the protein MIALIQSATDTITQLTDTANALNPGVTAPAPELHFIDLLLKGGWVMLPLAFLAFMGLVIFVERYLTIRKASKTESNLMLQIKQYIHDGRLDNAIALCKNNNSPLARMLEKGLKRIGRPIKDIEAAIENNGKLEVSKLEKNIGILGIIAGIAPMLGFVGTIIGVITIFHDVSIKGAIEIGTISGGLYTKMITSATGLIIGIIAYVLYHILNMMVERIILRMETDAIEFIDLLEEPGK from the coding sequence ATGATCGCATTAATCCAAAGTGCCACTGATACCATTACACAACTTACCGATACCGCAAATGCACTAAATCCGGGCGTTACAGCACCAGCTCCGGAACTCCATTTTATAGATCTTTTATTAAAAGGGGGCTGGGTAATGCTTCCTTTAGCCTTTTTGGCATTTATGGGGCTGGTTATTTTTGTGGAAAGATACCTGACTATCAGAAAAGCATCAAAAACAGAATCAAACCTGATGCTGCAAATCAAGCAATACATTCACGATGGCCGATTAGATAATGCCATTGCTTTATGTAAAAACAACAATTCTCCATTGGCAAGAATGTTGGAAAAAGGCCTGAAACGTATTGGAAGACCAATTAAAGACATAGAAGCTGCTATTGAAAACAATGGTAAACTGGAAGTTTCTAAATTGGAAAAAAATATTGGTATACTAGGTATTATTGCCGGTATTGCACCCATGCTTGGATTCGTAGGAACAATTATTGGGGTAATTACCATTTTCCACGATGTATCTATTAAAGGGGCTATCGAAATCGGAACGATATCGGGTGGTCTTTATACTAAAATGATCACTTCTGCAACTGGACTGATCATAGGTATCATTGCTTATGTTCTATACCATATCTTAAATATGATGGTAGAGCGCATCATTTTGCGAATGGAAACGGATGCTATAGAATTTATTGATTTATTAGAAGAACCAGGTAAATAA
- a CDS encoding aspartate carbamoyltransferase catalytic subunit, protein MAVEKLSTRHLLGIKDINRNDIELIFETADNFKDVINRPIKRVPTLRDVTIANIFFENSTRTKLSFELAEKRLSADVVNFAASSSSVSKGETLIDTVNNILAMKVDMVVMRHPYAGAGQFLSKHIKAQIVNAGDGAHEHPTQALLDAFSIRERLGEVAGKKVVIVGDILHSRVAVSNILCLQKLGAEVMVCGPTTLIPKHIESLGVKVEHDLIKALNWCDVANMLRIQLERQDIKYFPSLREYAMMYGLNKQILDNLNKEIIIMHPGPINRGVEITSDVADSKQSIILDQVENGVAVRMAVLYLLAAQND, encoded by the coding sequence ATGGCAGTAGAAAAATTATCAACCCGACATCTTTTAGGCATTAAAGATATTAACCGGAATGATATCGAACTTATCTTCGAAACTGCAGATAATTTTAAAGACGTGATTAACAGACCCATAAAGAGGGTACCTACGTTAAGGGATGTCACCATTGCCAATATATTTTTCGAAAACTCTACCCGTACCAAGCTGTCATTTGAATTGGCCGAAAAACGGCTATCGGCAGACGTGGTTAATTTTGCGGCCTCCTCTTCATCTGTAAGTAAAGGCGAAACATTAATTGATACGGTAAACAATATTCTGGCCATGAAGGTAGATATGGTGGTAATGCGCCATCCTTACGCCGGTGCAGGTCAGTTTTTAAGCAAGCACATTAAAGCCCAAATTGTAAATGCCGGAGACGGTGCACACGAACATCCAACTCAGGCTTTATTAGATGCGTTCTCTATTCGCGAACGGCTGGGTGAAGTTGCGGGCAAAAAAGTAGTGATTGTGGGCGACATCTTGCATTCGCGGGTAGCGGTTTCAAATATTCTATGTTTGCAAAAACTAGGTGCCGAAGTAATGGTATGCGGCCCAACAACATTAATTCCTAAACATATTGAAAGTTTGGGCGTAAAAGTTGAACACGACCTGATAAAAGCACTGAACTGGTGCGACGTTGCCAATATGCTACGCATACAGTTAGAACGTCAGGATATCAAATATTTCCCATCATTAAGAGAATATGCGATGATGTATGGTCTGAACAAACAGATTCTCGATAACCTGAACAAAGAGATCATAATCATGCACCCCGGCCCAATAAACCGAGGGGTAGAGATTACCAGTGACGTGGCTGATAGCAAACAATCGATCATTCTGGACCAGGTTGAAAATGGCGTGGCCGTGCGTATGGCAGTATTGTATCTGCTGGCTGCTCAAAACGATTAA
- the pyrR gene encoding bifunctional pyr operon transcriptional regulator/uracil phosphoribosyltransferase PyrR → MQKRTLLDGQKFQITIKRLCHQLIENHNDFSNTVLIGIQPRGSYFADRVKHELKEVLKKSVIQKGNLDITFFRDDFRRKDGLVSASSNTIDFIIEGKNVILIDDVLWTGRTIRAALDALLAYGRPAKVELMVLIDRRFSRHVPIEPDYIGQQVDTLDSQQVRVSWKETEGEDKVILISESNK, encoded by the coding sequence ATGCAAAAACGAACCCTGCTAGACGGTCAAAAATTCCAGATCACAATTAAACGACTTTGTCATCAATTAATTGAGAATCACAACGATTTTTCTAATACAGTTTTAATTGGTATACAGCCTCGCGGCAGCTATTTTGCCGACAGAGTGAAACATGAACTCAAAGAAGTCTTGAAAAAAAGCGTTATCCAGAAAGGTAATTTAGACATTACCTTTTTCAGAGATGACTTCAGACGGAAGGACGGACTGGTTTCGGCAAGCAGTAATACCATAGATTTTATAATTGAAGGCAAAAACGTAATCCTGATTGATGATGTATTGTGGACAGGGCGTACTATTCGTGCAGCACTGGATGCGTTGCTTGCGTATGGAAGACCCGCTAAAGTTGAATTAATGGTGCTGATTGACAGGCGCTTTTCAAGACATGTCCCTATTGAACCAGATTACATTGGCCAGCAGGTAGATACGCTTGATTCACAGCAGGTAAGAGTAAGCTGGAAAGAAACAGAAGGAGAAGACAAAGTTATCTTAATATCAGAAAGCAATAAATAA
- a CDS encoding SPOR domain-containing protein, with amino-acid sequence MDILSYLTTLIKTHKEVGIPGLGTIYKRKSPGRYDVDTHSFLPPSYTLGFTSDLKEQVLLTDLISKKRNISVDAATYFVEQFAQHTLDELSTHQESDFGELGTFSTASGSLAFIPKQESNLGFDFYGLPTLKAAPDSNKFEIEEDKSTAQTEELTVDVPATQVTEAQLELENNNADLGDGTENIDAEDLPSDEILLSHLDSTELPFKEQKEENHPVQVEETEQINDEQPVYEEITEVIVPAEKTSSPVAPIIETEQRLNVPEEPATILEKVKPEDSGHFTLDYSDQKKSGIPLYLKIIIGIVGLAILTGVIYMAKPELFNGILKQPANTPVVKADTLLVKHHEQLIADSLARVDSIRRSNEKAIIAADSAKDSLAAKNVVPVQTKPVATPSESEISYEIIAASLLNQKEADNFLADMKRKGIPAKVADMPGRRVKISIGSFADEETAKKELEILKKTTKIPGIYIYKVRHTNNPK; translated from the coding sequence ATGGATATTTTATCATACCTGACAACACTTATAAAAACCCACAAAGAAGTGGGAATCCCGGGTTTGGGAACCATTTATAAAAGGAAATCTCCCGGGAGGTATGATGTGGATACGCATTCATTTTTGCCTCCAAGCTATACGTTGGGCTTTACTTCGGATTTAAAGGAGCAAGTACTCCTCACAGATCTGATCAGTAAGAAACGGAATATCTCAGTAGATGCTGCGACTTACTTTGTAGAGCAATTTGCGCAGCATACGCTTGATGAACTTTCAACACACCAGGAATCAGATTTTGGCGAGTTAGGCACCTTCTCTACAGCTTCTGGCAGTTTAGCGTTTATTCCTAAACAGGAAAGTAACCTGGGCTTCGATTTTTATGGATTGCCAACCTTAAAGGCTGCGCCCGACAGCAATAAATTTGAGATTGAAGAAGATAAGTCTACTGCACAAACGGAAGAACTCACTGTTGACGTACCTGCAACACAGGTAACCGAAGCGCAGCTCGAATTGGAAAACAACAATGCCGATTTGGGCGATGGTACAGAAAATATTGATGCTGAAGACTTGCCTTCGGATGAAATTTTACTTTCTCATTTAGACAGTACCGAGTTACCTTTTAAAGAACAGAAAGAAGAAAACCATCCGGTTCAAGTTGAAGAAACGGAGCAGATCAATGACGAGCAGCCGGTTTATGAAGAGATAACCGAAGTTATAGTTCCAGCTGAAAAAACAAGCAGTCCAGTAGCCCCTATAATTGAAACCGAGCAGCGTTTAAATGTACCCGAAGAACCTGCAACAATTTTGGAAAAAGTAAAACCCGAAGACTCGGGCCATTTTACACTAGATTATTCCGATCAGAAAAAATCGGGTATACCGCTATATCTTAAAATTATTATCGGCATTGTGGGGCTAGCCATCCTTACAGGGGTTATATATATGGCAAAACCCGAGCTTTTTAATGGCATACTAAAACAACCTGCAAATACGCCTGTAGTAAAAGCTGATACCCTCCTGGTTAAACACCATGAACAACTTATCGCAGATTCACTGGCCAGGGTTGACAGCATTAGAAGAAGTAACGAAAAAGCAATTATCGCAGCTGATTCGGCAAAAGACTCTTTAGCTGCTAAAAATGTAGTTCCCGTTCAGACCAAACCGGTAGCAACACCTTCCGAATCTGAAATTAGCTATGAAATTATAGCCGCTTCATTACTCAATCAAAAAGAAGCAGATAATTTTCTGGCCGATATGAAGCGCAAAGGTATTCCAGCCAAAGTTGCTGATATGCCAGGCAGAAGAGTTAAAATTAGCATAGGTTCTTTTGCTGATGAAGAAACAGCAAAAAAAGAGCTTGAAATCCTGAAGAAAACAACAAAAATTCCAGGAATTTATATTTACAAGGTTAGACACACAAACAATCCTAAATAA